In Methanomassiliicoccales archaeon, the genomic window TAAAATGTGTTAATTTGATCTTGCGAGAAAGGCTGTTTTTCGAACAAAAAAATGATTTCTCGTTCAAGTAAAGGTTTGGTATAATTTTTAGGACCCCTAAGGAATTTCTGTGCTACTTCCTCTGATCGACGACTAGTGATACTCGTTAAGCGTCCGAAATACCGATGAGCCAGCAATCCAATTACATAAAAGATTTAATTAATCATGATTATAGAGTATTGATTATTTTGCTGATCGAAGCGGGATTCCCTGACGCAAGAGTCATCGAAAAAACAAGTGGTGGTGAGGGAGTTTTATCGAATATTATCGATAGAATCAAAAAGGAATCCTTTTCTGGTTATGCTAGAATAGGTCTACGGCAACCACAGAGTGAATCAGAAGGTGTGATTCTCTTTGAAGCTGGCGAGCCGATAGGTGCCCTATACGTCGACAGGAGGGGGCAGAATAACGCTGAGAAAATTTACAGGGGCGAGAGGGCACTGGAGTTCATTTTCGAGGATTCACAGTATTCAAACGCATCGATCTCCCTACATACTGGGTTAGACCCGAGGGATATTTTGAAGAGATTCGAGGGGGCTGAGATCAAGGGTTTCCAAGTCGTACCCTCTTTTTCAACCCCACCACCATCAAAACCCGTCGACCTAAGTGTCCTCGCTGGTAACATGAATGCGGTCGCGAAGAAAATTGAAAGTTGGGCCCGCGAAGGTTTCGTCGTGTCCCGATTGCTGGATATATATCTGGATGATCCGGATAAGGCTTCAAGAATTCTCCCGCATTTTGAGGCGAATGTCGAAAGGGCGAGAGCTCTTATCGAGCGTCTACGTTTTCTGAATAAGGTAGGGATCGAAAGGGAAGTCGAATCAATCCTCCGGAAAGCGATGGATCCTGAACGGATTGAGGAGGCTGAAATTGAATTCGATCTTCTCGCAAAGAGGATAGAGAGATCAGAAAAGGAGAAGCTTGCGGAGAAAGAGATCCGCCTCGATATTGAGAGGAAGAAACAGAACGAGCGGATCGATCACGTCTATGACCTCATCCTCCAGTATCATAAGATGAGGGCTCTCGGCACGGAGAAAAGGGCGAGATGTCCGAAATGCGGTGAGGTCTTAGATCGTGATGGTTTCTGCTCAAAATGCAACGAGTTCGTTACGCAAAAACCTCAATATGGAAGGGCGATTAACCCCCGTTACACTTTTTCACAGTTTGTCGTAGGTCACAGCAATAGGTTTGCAGTTGCTGCGGCGAAAGCCGTCGCGAGCAACCCAGGAACCGCATACAATCCTCTTTTCATTTACAGCAGATCTGGTCTGGGAAAAACTCACCTCTTGCATGCGATCGGTAACGAGATTCTCGAGAGGCATCAGAATCTATTGGTTATTTACACCTCAATGGAAAAATTCGAAACAGAGCTCATCGAGGCAATATCGTTGAACAAAGTAGAAGAATTTCGAAAAGCCCACTCGAAAGTTGACGTGCTCTTGATCGATGATGTGCAATTTATTGCTGGCAGAGAGCGAACGCAGGAAGAGCTATTCCAGATCTTTAACGATCTCCTTGAGAATGAAAGGCAGATTGTGCTCGCTTCTGACCGGTTGCCGAAGGAGATCCCATCGTTATCAGAGAGACTTCTGACACGCTTTGAATCCGGACTTATTGCGGATATTCAGCCGCCTGATTACGAAACACGCGTCGCGATCCTAGAAAAGAAGGTGAGGGAAGAGCGAATCGCTGTGCCGAAAGAGGTACTTGAGTTCATTGCAAATGTCTGCAGGGACAATGTGAGGCAGCTCGAAGGTGGCCTCAACAGGATCGTTGCGTTCTCTTCGCTCATGCGCACCGACATAGACCTCGCACTCGCGAAAGAGGTCTTGAGTCACGAAGCAGAAGGGATGCGCATCAAAGAATTCAAATTCGACCTCGCCGGCGGTCAAAGTTATTTAGTCGAAGAGCCGAAACCTGAGGTTGCGCACAGAGCGTTCGTTTCAAAGGTCCAGGAGGGCTACAAAGGGCTCGCTATCACAAGGGGGCACCCGAGGAACCTTGCCGGTAAGCTGGGACAACTCCAAGCCACAATTTATTGGCTCACAGACCGCGAATCAACTGTAGTACAGACCTTACCGCCGTCCCTGGAAAGAATCATGCTCGTGATCGAAGAGTTTATCAGAACGAATGAAAAATGCGTCATTCTTCTTGACGATATCCAGTATTTGATCAGCAACACGACCTTTGAGGGAATCGTTAGGTTCATCAGAAGCGTTGTCGATGAGATCTCAGAGACCCCTTCAATTTTTGTCGTCTCGGTTAATGAGGAGAGCCTTAGCCCACAGGATAGATCGATCCTGGAGAGGGAAATGGAAGTCCTCAAGACCTCCTGATCACGAGAGGCGCTTCATTTCGGCCTTGAACTCGATGAGTCTCTCGAGTGTTTCCTCAACATCGTTTCTCTTAAAGGCGACAGCCCCATCTTTCAGAATCTTGATAAGGGAACTGACATCTTTACCTGCAGCCTTCGCATCGAGGAGCGTTTCCTTCGATTTCTTTAACTCTTCTTCTAAGACATCTGGAAGCATTTTTAGCAGCTCTTCCCTCCCTTTCTTTGCGAGAACGCCCATCATCGTCCAATCGCCGTGCTTCCCTGCATCCCGAGCTTCATTGAGAAGCCTTCTCGCCTCCCTGACATCGACATAGAGATACTCGGAATTCTTAATAAGTTTCTCAAGAGCTTCACACATCTCACTCGCTTCTATATAGCGCCCTGTGATCTGCCTGGCGACGCCCTTGGCATTTTCTATTTCGATCAAGGCACCCCTCAAATCACCGGTGTTTATCTTTGCTTTGATGACCTCTAACGACTGAAGGATCGCCTTTGGATCCGAGCCTATTTGACTTGAGACTTCCGCGAGCTTTTCGAGATCTTCGATTTCCCTAGCAATCTTTTCCTCAATGGTACTCTTTGCCCGAGCCAGACTTTCCTGTACAAAATTAACTGCAGAAACAACATCTCTCTGTTTTCCAGCCCTAACCGCCTTGTCGATGAACCGCTTCGCCTCGTTTACTTCAATATTGAATTCATTTGCCATCGCAAGGAGTGACTTGACCTCCTCGACGAGGAGGGGGAATTGTTTTCTCAATTCGATCTCCTTTTCTTCGGCTGCCCTTGCCTCAACCCCTACCGGCGGTTCTTCGATCGCCGTTCCCGTCGCTCCAGCTTCTCCTCCCGCTGATGTCTCGATTTTCTCAGCTCCCTCTTTTGAGATTTCCAACCTTGCATTGCACTTCGGGCACCGTTCGAGTTCGGCTGGTACAGCCGCTCCGCAATTGGGGCATTCAATTTCGATGATCTCTTCGATTACAAATTCGACGCCACATTTAGGGCATTTTGAGACTTCCCCAACGATATGAGTCCCACACTCAGGGCAATCGAACTCGATTTGATCACGACCTTCATTATTTCCAGAGCGGTTGGCTTTCAATAAACCACCAGCGTCAGATATCGATAATCTCTGTTGAGATATTTAGTTATAATCATGATCGTCCAATGAGTGGCAAATAACGATCTCGTTCGATACGATTTCGATCATATTCCCCCCCCAGCTGGATAGCCATTCCCAGGCCCTAATCCTCCAGATTCAATAGTATCTCTTTCATCTTTGCTGCGTCCTTTTCAAGCAATGGCGTCTCGCTGATGACGGTGATGTCGTAAGACCTCTTCTTGAGACAGGGGGCGAGAAGCGCAAAGTCGGGAGATTTTGCATCGAGGGGCAAGTGTTTTTTCTCGCCGGCACCAGTGAATTCAACGGAGCTAAAATGGATATGAAGATGCCCATTGTAGATTTCTTCAAAATATCTTATCAGCCTTTCAAAATCTTCTTCTGTCTTGATTCCGCGATCACTCCTCGCATGAAGATGCGCAAAATCGATTACTGGGCATGTCCCTTCAATCTCTTCAACGACTTTTGCAATCTCTTGAGGCGTCCCCCAATATCCTTTCTTGCCCATCGTCTCGAGCCCGATATATACCCCGATACCTTCATCTTCGAGCTTCTTTCGGCAGCTCTTGATACCCCGAATAATATTCTTCGTCGCGACTTCTGGGGACGCAGTTCCATAGGAGCCAGCATGAACGACAACGATCCATGCGCCCATTGCATCAGCAGCCCTCGCCGATTTCAAAACCCATTCCACGCTTTTCTTAATCGTTTCTTTGTTTGGCGAGTTAAAATTAATGTAATATGGTGCGTGGACACTCAGCAGAATACCAGAATCCCTTCCTTTTTCGCCGACCAATCGTGCCTTCTCTTCGGAAATCATGACCTGTCTGACAAACTGCACCTCGAGCGCGTTGAGACCTAGAGCTCTAATCCGTTCAAGGGCATCAAGCGGCCCTTTACTACCCTCTGGATATCCCGCAGGTCCGAAATAGTACACAATAGCAGATCGATGAGTAACGATATTAATAATGCCCTTGCACCCTGGCGATTTGCCCACTGGTCTCGAGAGTATTCAGAAGGATCATGGGGTATCCGATTTTCAGTTTTTCATGACGATACTACTGAACCTCCTTGTGGTCCGCTGGTGCAATACACTTCAGGCCGCATCGATCCTGTCTCTAAAGATTTTTATTAATGGAGGTTATGTATATACTGGGATGAAACAATGAAGATCGAATCGGTGCTCATCGAGAAACCTCACGATACGAACGTCATTATCGGTCAGTCGCATTTCATCAAGACGGTAGAGGACCTCTATGAGGCACTCATTACTTCTGTACCTGGCATTAAATTTGGGGTCGCGTTTTGCGAGGCGTCTCAAGACAGACTGGTGAGGGTTGATGGCAATGATGAAGAATTGAAATCCTGTGCAAGCCGCAATGCGATGAGGGTCGGTGCAGGACATTCCTTCATCATTGTTCTGCGTAACGCATATCCGATCAATGTGATGAAGAACATCAGAGACGTTCCAGAAATCTGTTCGATCTTCTGTGCGACTGCAAATGAGGTCGAAGTGATTGTCGCAGAATCGCAGCGGGGACGTGGGATCATCGGTGTGATCGATGGCCAGCCACCAATAGGGGTCGAGAGCGATGAGAAAATTAAAGAAAGGCAGGAGTTCCTCAGAAAGATCGGATACAAGCGATAAGGGGGAGTTTGAAACCCTGGATGAGTACGAGGCATCAGCGAAATACTACGATATCTGGACAGAAGACTTTAGAGACGACATCGACTTCTATGTTCAGCTCATCGAAACGGCGGGACCACCGATTCTCGTCTGCATGTGTGGCACAGGCAGAGTTCTGATCCCACTCGCCAAAAAGGGTTATGAAGTGACCGGCGTGGATAGAAGCTCAGCGATGCTCGATCGATGCGCCGAGAAGATTGAACTCCTCGATGAAAAGACACAGGAAAGAATTGATATTATCCAGGGTGATGTGAGGTCATTTAAGACATCGAAACGATTCAAACTAGTGATCCTTCCTTACAACTCATTCATGCATCTCCTCGACACTGCGGATCAGGAGGAGGCACTAAGGAACATTTCCGCGCATATGGCTGGCGATGGTTTGCTTACAATTGCCATCATTAATCCAAAGTTTTCCAAGGTTGGCGGAGCACTTTACCATGCTGGCACGAAATTGACGCCCGAGGGTGAAATCATTTCTCGGTTCGAGTCGTGGGACTACGATCTGGCTTCGCAGAGAATCATGATTCACTATTTTTATGATATCTCGAGACAGGACAGGCCGTTAAGACGTGTCACGACGACATTCACGCTTCGATACTCCAGTTACAGGGAGATGGTCGAACTGCTCAAGCGGTGCGATTTTGACGTACTCGATGTTTACGGAGACTACGCGTTCTCGCCGTTCAAAAAAGATAGCGAACTCATGATATTCCTGGCCAGGAAGATGCGATGAATATAAGGCCGATCAATCTGGACTATACGCTCGGTTGTGGACAAGTCTTTCGATGGAGAAGGCATAAGGATTGGTGGGTCGGAGTTGTTGGCGCGAGGGTTATTGAACTGAAACAGGAAAATGATTTCATCGAAGTACGCGGAGACGCTGATGAATATTTCCTCCGCCAGTATTTCAGAGCGGACGATCATGTTGAGCGGATTTACGGCGATATCTCCAAAGACGACTATATCTCAAATCTCGTTAAACGATACAGAGGATTGAGACTGATCAGGCAAGACCCCTGGGAGTGTTCCGCATCTTTCGTGCTTGCTACCTACGCAAACATTCCGCGCATTGAGAAGATGATTGAAAACCTGTGCATGGCCTTTGGAAAGAGGATCGACAGCTACCATTATTCTTTCCCCACACCAGAGAGCATCGTGGGAGATGAGACGGCTGTACATCGTTGCGGTCTCGGTTTTCGTTGCAATAGGTTCGTCCAATTTGCCAGGCGTGTCTATGACGGCAGCATCAATTTTGATGAGCTCAGGGAAATGGAATACGAGGATTGCGTCCGAACACTAAAGAAATTTGAGGGGGTCGGAGACAAGGTCGCAGATTGCATCGCGCTCTTTTCTCTCGATCAACTAGAGGCTTTTCCGATCGATGTCAGGATTGCAAGGGCCGTGAGAAAACACTATGGTGTTGAAGGAAATTATAAAAAAGTTAGCAAATTCTGCCGATCGTATTTTGGTGTCTACGCTGGTTACGCTCAGGAGTTTATCTATCTCTCAGAGGCGAAAAGCAATACGGGGTTAACTTTCATTGATGAGAGAGTTAGTCAATCCACGCGGGGGCAGATGCATTGAGGCGCTCTGACACCCGTATAGCTTTCGTAAATCGAAACGAGCATACCGCACTTCTTGACCATTTCGCAAATTCTGCAAGTCTCTGTCACAATGTCCGATCCATTTAGGATCCTCATGGCTGCTCGCTCTACCTCTCTCTTAAATTCCTCGTACTTTTCACTTGTCTCGATCTCCCTGCTCGTACCGCGCTTTGATTTCAAATACTGTGAGATCGCGGCATCGGTTACCCCGAAACGGCGGGCGACCTCGGCTTGCGTCATCCCGTGCTTTTCGACGAGTTCCCTTGCCAGTTCTCTGCGTATCGAAGGCAGCACATACCAAACAATCAGCTCACATGGGATCTTCATATAGGCCCGTGATATTTTAACGATATTAAAGATTTTATAATTTCCCTTTCGACTCTCTCGAAAGATAGACAGAAGGTTAGCTGGGCGCAAGCCTTATGATCTGGGATTTAGTAAGTTGATTCTCCACCAGCGTCTATGGATTGAAACATGGTCCAAAAGGCTGATTTGGGAGCAGATCACGAGCCCGAATTCGGCTTACTCAACGAAAAATCATTGATTGTACGCAATTCTGTGCTCTGATGTTACCAGCGGGTATGCGGTGATTTTCATGGCCGAGAGGCTCTCAGATTTGTGTAAGTGGACAGTATGGCCTCCAGTTTCCGAAGTTGTTCTTATTTCAAACAACAAATTCATAAAGGAAGATTGTTGTTTCATGAACAACTCTAAATCGGACGGGTGTCGTCTCATGCCAATTGACGAGGTTATAATTACGAGAAATATCGTCGAACGGTTTTCGAGAGAGTTTATCGAAAACCTCGATGTGGACGTTGTTATTGCGGGTGCTGGTCCGTCGTCCCTCACTGCGGCGAGATACCTAGCAAGGGGAGGAAAACGGGTTGTTATTTTCGAAAGGCGTCTCTCGCCCGGTGGTGGCATGTGGGGGGGCGGAATGACTTTCCCGGTCATCGTCGTGCAGGAGGAATCGAAGTTCCTTCTCGAGGAGATAGGAGTCAGGCTAAGAAACGAAGGTAACGGCTACTACACAGCGGATTCAGTCGAATCATCAGCCAAAATGATTGCTGCAGCAATCGATGCAGGTGCTCGACTCTTTAACGCGATTACAGTCGAGGACGTAATGATCAGGGACTCTAAGGTGACTGGAGTTGTCATAAACTGGAGTGCTGTGGATATTGCGAACCTTCATGTCGACCCAGTAAGCGTGAGGGCAAAATACGTGATCGACGCGACAGGTCATGCGGCGGAGATCTGTAAGATTGTGCAACAAAAAGCAGGAAAACTGCGCACGCCATCAGGCAGGATCGAGGGCGAGAAGAGTATGTGGGCAGAGGTCGGCGAAAAGATGACCGTCGAGAACACCGTCGAGGTATTCCCGAACCTTTACGTCACTGGTATGGCGTGCAACGCTGTAATGGGTGCGCCTAGGATGGGCCCGATCTTCGGCGGTATGCTCCTGTCAGGAAAGAAAGTTGCCGAACTCATCTTGAGCAGAAAGGAATGAATTAGACTTCACCTGGATGGGTTTTCTCGTAAAACTCCTGGACTTCCCAGTCAGGGATCTTTTCCTCCCTGCTCTTCCTAAGCGTGAAGTTATTGATCCGCAAATGGGCGTTGAGTATCCTCTTCGCCTCCTGACCACCATGGAATTCATCGAGGTAAAGATCGGTGCCAAGGCGATGGGCTTTGAAACTGCCGATCAAACGAGGCCCTTTAAAGATCGCTTCAGCGCGCTGCCCAGCCTCTTTCTTCAACCAAGGCTGTAGATAGAAGTAGAGGTTGTCGTCGGTCGTGAGGACAAACCCGTCCTCATATTCGATCTCTTTCAATGGTAGATCATTATTCAATATCCAATAAAGTGTTTCATCGTCGCTGATGAAATATCCCTTGGCGAGGAGACCTTCTCTCTCAAGGTTTGCAAGCAGCCTTCTCAAATCCCTCATAGGCATGATGAAGTCGAGCATCCTCGCGAGGTTTTCTGCGCTGAAGATGCCGTAGTTCTCAAAGAGATGTTCAACGAGTCTAGTGCGCGCTTCGTCCACAGTGAGGTCGATGTCTGGCACGACCGATATCCGCCTCTTCCCGTCAAAATATACTGCTGAGATCTCCACGAGTTTCTTGAGCGCCGCGTGCGTCCTCCCATAGCCTAGCGGTGACGCCGTAAATAACTCCTCTCTTGAAATCGAATAATAATCGCTGATGACACGGAGGAGGAGTTTCATGTCGTCCGTTATTTCGCCGTTCCTTGCCTTTCGGCAAAGTGAGGCGAATTCAACGGTCGTGTAGGTCATGAAAGAGGGGATCACTTGTGCTCGAACAAGCATCCCTTGTTCAAGGAGTTTTTTTAATGGGACCCTCACCTTACTCCTGAGATACGCGGGCGGATCGGCCCTGAACCCACCTGTCTTCTTCACCGCCACGAGTACGTTCTCAAAGTTATTTTGCGGATAAATCGACTGCCTCGAGAAGATGTATTGGAGAACCTGTTCCCATGCGTAGACTTGCGGAACAAAGTTTCCCTTGATGAGGGACCTTCCTATCCGGTGGTATCCAGCATCGTGGAACTTCGCGATGAGCTCATCGGAAAGTTCTTCAACTTGTGCGCCAAGTGCTTCTTTTACCCTTACAATATCGTAGCCCAATTGCCGGTAAAAGACCATCATGTCATCGATCGCGTTCAAAACCTCATCGAGTACGCCATGGTCATCAAGATCGATCGCCCTAATTTCAATGCACCCGCTCATTCTCCACTCTTCGACCGCTCCGATCAAGGTGCCATCGCGCATCACTGGATAGACCCACTTATCGCCGTACCTCGAAGCGATCTCGGTCCAAAGAGGTTGAACCACAGGATCGTGGAGTGATCTTATACGAGTCTCTTTCACGGAGCCAGTGAAGCATTCGAGCTTATCGAGCTCGTCGGCGAAGATGAACATCTCCACCTGCGATTCGCCCACATTAATCCTCGCTATTTCCTCCCTATCAAGGATCGCCTCGATTTCTCCTGGCGAAAAGCCAGTATAACCCAGGACTGCTTGCAACGAAACCGGGCCATAGGCTCTGACGAATCGCCTAACAATTTCCTCCTTCGCATCACCTTCGTATGGTGGAACATTGAGGCAGCCGTAAAAGTTCTCCCTCGAAAGATTTTCGTTTTCGTCGTAGAGCCTAATGATCAAAAGATTCCTGTCGAGCCTCTCGAGAACCGTTCTCAGCTGCTCTTTCGTCATGTTCACGAGGGAGGCAAGTTGCCTGAAACTGAGGCTGCCGTGGCGCCTGATGAGATCAAGTATCTCGATTTCCCACCGCCCGATCGCGGATGTGCTGTAAGCAGACACATAGAGCGGCGCATCATCCGATAAAACATACCTCACGCGCCCCCTATGGAAACGCCCGAGGAGTATCCTACCAGACTTTCTTAAGCACTCCCATTCTTCCATCGTAAACCCTGGCACACGATAGAAGACATCGAGGGGGTCACCTACCCCTCCGAGGAAGCGGAGGCATTCTTCGATCGAATTGAAGGGGCCATCGAGCTTCCACCTGCGATAGGATTCGACCGTCCTCGAATCAAAAGCCACAAGGCTTTCGCTCCGCAACCTAAGATAGTCGACACGAAGCATGTACTGTGGCTTCTCCGAGACGATGAATTTACCCTTGACGAGGACACCCTCGTTGACGAGTGATTCGACTGAGTCTAGAACCTTTTCCTCCGCTTGCATCAATGCATATGCAATCTCTTCGACCGTCGCTGGACCGTTTGAGGCAAGGAATTTGCGTACGGCGATCTGCAGGGAATCATCGTACGGTCTCTTTGTGATGTCCCGGCGCTTAAAGAACCACTGGCCGCCCCTATGCGCAACTCTTCCGACGAGTTGGGTTGATTCCAGAACATGGATGACCCTGCTCACCTTTTCAAGGTCAATTCCGATGGTTTGCGCAATCTGTGCCTGCGTTTTTTCTTCACCGAGCGCGTCAAGAACTCTTCGCTCGAGATCGCCGAGCGATCGTTCTTTGCTGAACACAGTCGCGAATGTATTGAGATCATCACTTGCGACGAAGTAAAAGTCATCAATGAAGACCGATGCAATCTTCATCTCTTCGAGAAGCTCCTCTGCCCACTTCTCAACGGTCTTTCTGTCTTTCGAAGCGTAGGGATAGATACTCCGCGCTCGCTCTTTGAAAATTCTCATCGGCCCTGCGAGCCTGAGCAAATTAAGGATATCCTCCTTTTTCTCGATCGTTCCGAGCTTCTTTCTAAAGTAGGCAGCGACTCGTTCCGAATCGAACTCAAATTCTGATAGCTCAGCGACGAGAACTTTAGAGAGAATCTTGCGATGGAGTTCCTTCAGCAGGGAGCTACGGTCCTCCATCAACACGATGTCAGAGATACCAGCAAGGATTACGCCGTGGGCAAACGGCGAGGGGGTTGAGGAGTAGTCAATTGCCTTGACGGCGATCTCCCCTTTTTCAATCAAGGACAATACGAGCTTTGCATTTTGGAGGTCCATGACATCGTTGAGGATTTCCCTATAAGTCTCCTCAATGATCGGCATCTTCTCTATATTACCAAGTGCGTCAAGGAGATAGCCCGAGCGAAGCTGTTGCCTATTGACGGAGACTTCTCTCCCCTTATAATTCCTGAGAATCATGAAGCTCCTTGCGGCCGTGTGGCGAAACCGCTGTTTGAATATCTCAGAGTCCCTGACGGCGCGCCGGAGAATATTTTCAAGGTCGTTACTCGACACAATCTTCTCAATCCCGTCAAGATCGACTCGCTTTGGCATGTTCAATAAGAATGCATCGTCTGTTACAGACACGCTGACATTGCAGTTGAGAGACTTCGTAAGTTGGAACGCGTATGCGCGGGAAAGAGCGTCGTTAACGCGCCTGCCAAAGGGGAAGTGGAAGACGATACTGTAGTTGCCAGCCATGTCCCTGTAACCTTCGACCACGAGCACGCGATCATTCGGTATTATGCCACAGGCTGCCTGTTGCTCTTTGAAGTAACTGATGATCGATCTGGCAGACCCGTAATCGATATTGAAATCAGCGACAAGCCACCTGATCGTTTTTTCCTCGTCTTCTTTGAGCTTCGCCGCCATCTCCCTGCGGAAGCGTGCAATCTCGATGGAGAGGTCGAAGCTCCTTGGTAACATCTCACCTGTCCACGAAGGAACTGTCGGTTTCCTTCCCGTCGCCGTCTTGACAAAAACCCTCATGCCCTTTGTCCTGACATACTCATAGGTTCTTCCGCCGAGCACGAAGATGTCCTTCGGCGTGAGACGTTCGACGAACTTTTCAGATACGTCGCCCACTTGTCCTCCTTTTTCTGTATAAACGGTATAATTCGCTTCCTCCGGGATCGTCCCAAGATTGAGCGAGTAGATCATCCTCGCTCCCCGCTTCCTGCCAAAGCGCCCTTCCACCTCGTCGTACCAAATCTTGGAGTAAACACCCTCAAACTCATCCTTGCTCCCGAGGTAGCGGAGTACGTCGTAAAACTGCTCCTCCTTTAGATTTCTGTAGCAGTATGAGCGACGAATGATCCCCAGCGCATCCTTTACATCCCATCGCTTCTCGATCGACATACCAACAATCGTCTGTGCCAGCACATCGAGACAGTTCTCAGGAATGCTCACCCTGTCGATCTGATTCCTCTTAACAGCCCTCGAGAGCACGGCACATTCAACGAGATCATCGTTGTCGAAGACGATGAGCCGGCCCTTTGAGGTCTGCCTATAGCCGTGACCGCTTCTCCCTATTCGCTGGAGCGCTTTCGCCACCGACTTGGGCGAGCCGATCTGGCAAACGAGATCAATCGACCCGATGTCAATACCTAGCTCAAGGGACGTCGATGAGACGACGCATCTCAATTCGCCCTTCTTCAGCCGCTCCTCGACATCGAGTCTTGTCTCCTTGCTCAGACTCCCGTGGTGTGCCTCGATTGCCTCAACGCCCCTCTCTTTCAGCTTGTACACGACGTTTTCCGTTCCAGATCTTGTGTTGGTGAAAATGAGTGTCGTCGTGTGCTTCTCTATGAGATCCTTCAGCATGTCGTACATTTTCGAATTGACGATTTCGTAGGGTAAGGCAGTCATGTCCTCTGTTGGGCAGAGGACCTTCAAGTCAAGGTTCTTCTGGCTTCGTACCTCAACAATCTTGATTGGCCTCTGCTTCCCATCCTCAAAACCTGCAAGGAATGCAGCGATCTCCTCGATTGGGGCGAGGGTTGCCGACAGACCGATTCTCACGAATCGCCTTTCGCAATACGCCTGGAGCCTTTCGAGCGTTAGGGAGAGCATCACGCCCCTCTTCGAGTCGCAGAGCTCGTGAACCTCGTCTACGATCACATATTCCACTTCCGAAAACCGCTCCCGAAACTTCGGGGCTGCTAGAACCAGTGCAAGCGACTCTGGAGTAGTGATGAAGATGTGCGGCGGCCTTCTCAGCATTCTCTGCCTCTCATAGGACGAGGTGTCACCGGACCGCACGCCAACCCTGATATCTGGGAATTCCAGGCCCTTTTTCTCTGCGAGAGCTTTCATCTCCCTCAGCGGTTCCTCGAGATTTCTGTTGATGTCGTTCGCGAGGGCTTTCAATGGGGATACATAGACCGCATATACCCTGTCTTCCAGCTTTCCCTTTTTTGAGTAGCTGACCAGCTCATTAATGATTGCCAGAAAGGCGGTCAGTGTTTTCCCTGAGCCCGTTGGTGAGGATACAAGAACGTTCTCCCTCCGGTGAATGAGGGGGATCGCATAAGATTGCGGCTCAGTCAGATCCTCAAATTTAC contains:
- a CDS encoding sulfide-dependent adenosine diphosphate thiazole synthase, whose protein sequence is MAERLSDLCKWTVWPPVSEVVLISNNKFIKEDCCFMNNSKSDGCRLMPIDEVIITRNIVERFSREFIENLDVDVVIAGAGPSSLTAARYLARGGKRVVIFERRLSPGGGMWGGGMTFPVIVVQEESKFLLEEIGVRLRNEGNGYYTADSVESSAKMIAAAIDAGARLFNAITVEDVMIRDSKVTGVVINWSAVDIANLHVDPVSVRAKYVIDATGHAAEICKIVQQKAGKLRTPSGRIEGEKSMWAEVGEKMTVENTVEVFPNLYVTGMACNAVMGAPRMGPIFGGMLLSGKKVAELILSRKE
- a CDS encoding ATP-dependent helicase, with protein sequence MIERVTRCYTKEEVLALMDPLIAEWFNGKFEDLTEPQSYAIPLIHRRENVLVSSPTGSGKTLTAFLAIINELVSYSKKGKLEDRVYAVYVSPLKALANDINRNLEEPLREMKALAEKKGLEFPDIRVGVRSGDTSSYERQRMLRRPPHIFITTPESLALVLAAPKFRERFSEVEYVIVDEVHELCDSKRGVMLSLTLERLQAYCERRFVRIGLSATLAPIEEIAAFLAGFEDGKQRPIKIVEVRSQKNLDLKVLCPTEDMTALPYEIVNSKMYDMLKDLIEKHTTTLIFTNTRSGTENVVYKLKERGVEAIEAHHGSLSKETRLDVEERLKKGELRCVVSSTSLELGIDIGSIDLVCQIGSPKSVAKALQRIGRSGHGYRQTSKGRLIVFDNDDLVECAVLSRAVKRNQIDRVSIPENCLDVLAQTIVGMSIEKRWDVKDALGIIRRSYCYRNLKEEQFYDVLRYLGSKDEFEGVYSKIWYDEVEGRFGRKRGARMIYSLNLGTIPEEANYTVYTEKGGQVGDVSEKFVERLTPKDIFVLGGRTYEYVRTKGMRVFVKTATGRKPTVPSWTGEMLPRSFDLSIEIARFRREMAAKLKEDEEKTIRWLVADFNIDYGSARSIISYFKEQQAACGIIPNDRVLVVEGYRDMAGNYSIVFHFPFGRRVNDALSRAYAFQLTKSLNCNVSVSVTDDAFLLNMPKRVDLDGIEKIVSSNDLENILRRAVRDSEIFKQRFRHTAARSFMILRNYKGREVSVNRQQLRSGYLLDALGNIEKMPIIEETYREILNDVMDLQNAKLVLSLIEKGEIAVKAIDYSSTPSPFAHGVILAGISDIVLMEDRSSLLKELHRKILSKVLVAELSEFEFDSERVAAYFRKKLGTIEKKEDILNLLRLAGPMRIFKERARSIYPYASKDRKTVEKWAEELLEEMKIASVFIDDFYFVASDDLNTFATVFSKERSLGDLERRVLDALGEEKTQAQIAQTIGIDLEKVSRVIHVLESTQLVGRVAHRGGQWFFKRRDITKRPYDDSLQIAVRKFLASNGPATVEEIAYALMQAEEKVLDSVESLVNEGVLVKGKFIVSEKPQYMLRVDYLRLRSESLVAFDSRTVESYRRWKLDGPFNSIEECLRFLGGVGDPLDVFYRVPGFTMEEWECLRKSGRILLGRFHRGRVRYVLSDDAPLYVSAYSTSAIGRWEIEILDLIRRHGSLSFRQLASLVNMTKEQLRTVLERLDRNLLIIRLYDENENLSRENFYGCLNVPPYEGDAKEEIVRRFVRAYGPVSLQAVLGYTGFSPGEIEAILDREEIARINVGESQVEMFIFADELDKLECFTGSVKETRIRSLHDPVVQPLWTEIASRYGDKWVYPVMRDGTLIGAVEEWRMSGCIEIRAIDLDDHGVLDEVLNAIDDMMVFYRQLGYDIVRVKEALGAQVEELSDELIAKFHDAGYHRIGRSLIKGNFVPQVYAWEQVLQYIFSRQSIYPQNNFENVLVAVKKTGGFRADPPAYLRSKVRVPLKKLLEQGMLVRAQVIPSFMTYTTVEFASLCRKARNGEITDDMKLLLRVISDYYSISREELFTASPLGYGRTHAALKKLVEISAVYFDGKRRISVVPDIDLTVDEARTRLVEHLFENYGIFSAENLARMLDFIMPMRDLRRLLANLEREGLLAKGYFISDDETLYWILNNDLPLKEIEYEDGFVLTTDDNLYFYLQPWLKKEAGQRAEAIFKGPRLIGSFKAHRLGTDLYLDEFHGGQEAKRILNAHLRINNFTLRKSREEKIPDWEVQEFYEKTHPGEV